In the genome of Natronorubrum daqingense, the window GACGACGCCGATTCCGATCGGGGGCCGCATCAAAATCGATCCACGCCGGGAGACGATCCAATTCGAGTGACACGCGGAGACCATCGGAGACGCCGTTCCCGTCAGTCACTCAGGAATCGCCGTTCTCGCCCTCGAGCGCGAGCGTTCGACGCTGTTCACCCTCCTCACTGGATACCGTCAACTCCGGGACGGACGTCGGCTCGTTGTCCTCGTCGATGGCGACGTAGACGAAGTAGGATTCGGTCGTCTGCTCTCGCTCTCGCGTCCGGAGGTCCTCCCGTTCGGTTACCAGTCGAACCTTCACGCTCGAGGTCCCGGCGTCGTAGACGTAGGCCGTGATGAACGCCGTGTCGCCGACCGCGATCGGTCGCTCGAAGTTCATCCGGTTGACGCGAGCGGTGACGCAGTTCTCTCCGGAAAATCGCATCGCGGACATCGCACCCACTTCGTCCATCCACTTCATCACGTTCCCACCGTGGGCCGTCTCGAGCATGTTCGCGTGGTTGGGTTGAACCATTTCGCGATTCTCCACGAGCGTCTCCATGAGATCGGTCATCGCTCGCCCTTGTGCGGGAACGTGAATTACTCTTCTCGTCGACGCCCGCCGGCAACTCGGCTCGAAACGGTGTATTCCGGCCTGGAACCGGCTGGGTGATATCGGGGGCATTCGGCGGTCGAACTGGCCACGATCGGTCGGCTGTAAATAGATCACTGTTGTACACGGAACTGGCCGGAGACGTGACGGAAAGAACGTCTTGGCCCCCTCGAGAAAATCGGTCGTGGGTGGAGGGATCGTCGCTGAGTCGTCGCCGTCCCCTCGTATATACATACAGCAGCAAACGAACCGAATTTATTATTTCTTCTGAGTTCGATACTGGTAAAAGTCCTCACCGAGTTGACCCGCTAATGAGCGATGTAGGCGACGCCGACGTGCCGGACCCCCCGGAGCCATCGGCGGACGAAGAGGGCTCCGTCCACGTTCTCGGGACGGCACACGTTTCACAGGCGAGCGTCGACGAAGTCCACGAAACGGTCGATCGCGAAGAACCAGACGTCGTCGCCGTCGAACTCGACGAGAGTCGCTACCGCCAGATGCAAGGCGGCACACCCGACGACATCGAGGCGAAGGATCTTCTCTCGGGCAATACGGTCTTTCAATTTCTGGCGTACTGGATGCTCTCGTACGTCCAGTCGCGACTCGGCGAGCGCTTCGATATCGAACCCGGGTCGGATATGCGAGCGGCAATCGAGGCTGCCGAACGCAACGAAAGCGGCGTCGCACTCGTCGACCGGGACATTCAGATCACTATCCAGCGCTTCTGGCGACGGTTGTCCATCGTCGAGAAGCTAAAGATGATCGGCGGGTTGGCTCTCGGCGTCACCAACCCACGGACCATCGGACTTGCATTCGGTGCAGCCATCGGTCTCTTCGTCGGCTTCGTCTTCGCTGCGTTTCTCTCACCGCTGTTCGGGCTGGGAGACATGCTATTGCTCGGCATCACCGACGCCGGCACACTCCAGTACGCTGGTGCCCTGATCGGCGGCGGCGTCGGTGGCGCACTCCTCGGAATGCTCTTCTTACCCTCGCTCGGCTCGAGCGACTCGAGTGGTGCGATCGACGGCTTCACGATCCGACTCCTCGCCGGGGTCATCCTCGGGATCGGCGGCTGTCTCGCCCTCGTCGCGACCGAGACGTTCGTCGGTCCGTTCTCGGCGGGTGCCTTCGAGAGCACCGGCACCTACGCGATCCGCGGCACGGTCGGCGTCGTCGCTGGAGTCGGAATCGGCGTTGCAGTCGGTGCACTCCTCGGCATCATTCTCGACGCGCTCAGCGGTGACGTCGAAGACATCGAGGAAGTCGACATCGAGGAGATGACCGACGGCGACGTCGTCAGAGCGATGATGGAAGAGTTCCGCCAGTTCAGTCCACGCGGCGCGAACGCCCTGATCGACGAACGCGACGCCTACATCGCGAATCATCTGCAGAAACTCAAGGCGCAGGGCTACGACGTCGTCGCCGTCGTCGGTGCCGGACACAAAGCCGGTATCGAGCGACACCTCGAGAATCCCTCCGAGATCCCGACACTCGAGTCGATCTCCGGCACCGCGTCTGGCCGTCGGTTCTCACCGCTGAAGATTCTGGGCTACCTGATCATGCTCGGCTTCATCGGGTTCTTCTTCCTGCTCATCATGGCCGGCGTCCAGGACACGTTCCTGTTGCAACTCTTCGGCGCGTGGTTCCTGTTCAACGGCTTCTTCGCGTTCACGCTCGCCAGACTCGCGGGTGCCCGGTGGTCGAGTGCCGGCGTCGGTGGCTCCGTCGCCTGGCTCACCAGCATCAACCCGCTTTTGGCACCCGGTTGGTTCGCGGGCTACGTCGAACTCAAACACCGGCCGGTCAACGTCGGCGACATCCAGCGACTCAACAACATCATCGGCGACACCGAACGGCCACTCGAGGACGCTCTCTCGGAGATGTTCGACGTGCCCCTGTTCCGACTCATCATGATCGTCGCGTTGACCAACATCGGGAGCATGATCGCGACGTTGCTGTTCCCCGTCGCCGTCTTGCCGTGGCTGGCACCCGAAATCGGCGGCGTCGACGCGCTGATGGGCGAACTACTCAACGGCGCAGAGAACACACTCGAGTTGCTTCGGAACCTGTTGACGTGAGTTGACGCGATACGTACATGGATACGAACACCCCCACTCGAACTCGTCGCGAACCGGAGTTGACCTTCTCCAGCAAGGAGTTGTTCGACCTCGCACTCGCCTGGGTCACGCTCTCGGTCGCATTTGCACTATTTATTGAGCCAGTTCATAGTGGAGAAGCAGACATTCAACATTTTGTTCTAATGGTTGGATTGAGTTTTATTACAGTTGGTGTTGCCTTCTTGTTACACGAACTCGCACACAAAATTGTCGCAATAGAACATGGTCAAATAGCAGAATTCCGCGCGGATTATCAAATGCTATTTCTAGCAATTATGATTGCCTTGCTCGGTTTCCTCTTTGCTGCACCCGGTGCGGTTTATCACCGTGGACAGATTACGAAACGCGAAAATGCGATGGTAGCACTCGCAGGCCCGGTCACTAATCACTTGCTTGCGTTAATGTTCCTCCCACTCTTAATCTTCCCAGATCCGCTTCGGACGATTGGTGCAATGGGTGTAACAATCAATCTCTTTCTCGCCGCTTTCAACATGATCCCATTCGGCCCACTCGATGGAAAGTCGGTCTGGAATTGGAATAAAGGAGTCTGCTTACTCGTCTTTATTCCGAGTTTGACATTGGCACTGCTTGCTCTCGTCGAGATAGGTTTGTTCGGTTAAAATGTTTTCTGAGGGGATTCGGCGCCTCCAAACCACCCACAACTACATTCTGAATAAGCTACTAAACGGTTTGATCATCACTGGACCGGTGGTCTTTTGCTCACCCCGAGAGGTCGTTCAGACATGACCGATCCAGCGGACGACGAGAGCGAGGAGGACCGGCTTACGTACGCCGAGACGGGCGTCGACATCGACGCCAGCGAGGACGCGACGGCGGCCTTGCTCGAGGCCTTCGGCAGCGATCTGATGACCGAGTACGCGGGCCTACTCGACATCGGGGACCGATACCTCGCGCTGGCGACCGACGGCGTCGGCACGAAACTCCTCGTCGCCGAAGCGATTGCGGACTTCTCGACGATCGGAATCGACTGCATCGCGATGAACGTCAACGACCTCGTGGCCGCGGGCGTCGAACCCGTTGCCTTCGTCGACTACCTCGCGATCGACGAACCCGACGACGTCCTGACGAACGAGATTGGCGAGGGACTCGCAGTGGGGCTCGAGGAGTCGGGCATGACCCTGCTCGGCGGAGAGACGGCCGTCATGCCCGAAGTCGTCTCCGGATTCGATCTCGCGGGGACCTGCGTCGGCCTCGCCGCGAAAGACGACGTGCTCGAGGGCGAGGCCGAGGTCGGCGACGTTCTCGTCGGTTTCGCCTCGGACGGCATCCACTCGAACGGCCTGACCCTCGCTCGCGAGGCCGTCACCCGGGAGCACGAGTACACCGATCCGTTTCCCCACGCCGGCGACGGTCGTTCGATCGGCGAGGAACTTCTCCGCCCGACGCGGATCTACACGGACCTGCTCGAGGCGATGCACGCTCACGACGTTCGCGCAGCGGCCCACATCACGGGTGGTGGCTGGACCAACCTGCTTCGGATGGGCGAGCGAAAGTACGTCGTCGACGATCCGTTCCCGGCCCAGCCGATCTTCGAGTTCGTCCAGCAGGAAGGCAACGTGAGCGACGAGGAGATGCACCGCACGTTTAACATGGGAACTGGCTTCGTCGTCGCCGTCCCCGAAGACCGTGCTGAGGACATAGTCGCCGAAACCGACGGTCGCATCATCGGTCGCGTCGAATCGGGTTCAGAAGTCGAGATTCGCGGCCTCTCGCTCGAGTAGTGACTCGAGGTCGGACCCAGTGACCAGCACAGCGTATTTGAACGGACGCTCGGACGAAAATCGAACGTGAATCCGTCGACGGCCGACACAACGAGTTACGCTGTCGACCCCGTCTCGCCCGTCGCCCCTCGAATCGTCTCGTACTCCTCGTGACTGTAGGCGATGAGCCGAACGTCCTCGAGCGTCTCCGGCGCGTAGGAACCGATCGTTTCGCCGATGATCTTCGCGCCCTCTTCGAGGTCGAATCCGGCGACGCCACAGCCGAGTGCGGGCAAGACGAGCGACTCACACTCGAGGTCGTCCGCGGTTTCCAAGGTATTTTGCGTCGCGTCGCGGATGCTCGCCTCCGTCGCTCGTCCGTCGCCGTAGTGGGGCATCGCCGCGGCGTGAATTACGTAGTCGGCCTCGAGGTCGTAGGCGTCGGTCACTGCAACCCCACCGAGGTCTACCGGCCCCTTCGCAGTGGCTTCTCGATCGAGTTCGTCGCCCGCTTCGGCGCGAAGCGCACCAGCGACACCCGACCCCATCTCGAGGCTGGTGCCAGCGGCGTTGACGAGCGCGTCGGCTGACTGTGCGGCGATATCACCCTGAACGATCTCGTACTCCATACGCGTGCGTACGTCCTGGGGGACTGTGAATGGACAGCACGTTGAAGCAGCTGAAACAGTCACAATGGGTGATACGCGCTCGAGTGAGCGGCTCGACCAAAACGTTTTTAGATTTAGGCCCACCTAACTTCTCCTGATGGACGTACCCGCCCGAAGGGAGACAGTCGATTCCGACGCCCACGAGGTGCCGGCGGCGATCGTGAGCGCGCACGAGACGCGCCCCGGCAAACTCGTGTTGACCGAACGCGGAAACACCGACGGTTGGATCGCGACCAACCTCGCCGTCACGCTCGAGCGATAGCGCTATTGCCATAGCACTGTCGGCCCTCCACGACCAGAGATGGTGTGGCCGCTCGAGCCGTGAATCTATCTGTGCCGAAACGGACAAGAATCAGAGGGATTTTGCGCTGCTAACGTGGATTGTCTCACTGTGAATCCGACTCGAGAGTCACTCCTGAAGGGCGTCCTCGCCGCGCTCGCGTTTTTTCTGTTCACCGGCGTCGTCACCGGAGTCGTACAGACGCCGCTCTTCGAGCGGATGGTCCCTCGGACACCCCTCGATTACGCGTTTCTCGTTCTCACGTCCCTCCTCGTCGGTGCGTACGTATCTCAGCGAACGATACAGCCTGATTGTGGTAGCGATAGCTGTGCGTACGGCGGTGCACTCGGGGGCTTCCTCGCCGTCGCCTGTCCTCACTGCAACGCGATTCTCGTCGCCCTCTTCAGTTCGTCGTGGTTAGCGACGTACGTCGATCCGATCCGGCCGCTCTTTGGGCTGCTCGCGGTCGGAGCGCTCGGCGGAATTATCTACTATCGTCGCTGAGTCGCGCCGAGTCGCTCTCACGTTCCAGCATATTGCTCGAGCCCTGTATCACCACTCGAGGAACGTACTCGACGGTCGAAAATCGTTAGATCGAAGAAACTACGAACGATCGCTCGAAAAATACCCGCTCGACAGCGCCGTCGTTGTCTGTTACTTCGTCGCTTCTTCGAGGACGAGGGTGTCGTCCTCGAGGTAGTGTTCGAAGTGGTGGCCGTCGTCTTCGAGCGTCACGAGAATCTCACGCAGAATCTCGGCGGTGGCGTAGTCGCCGAGGTTCTCCGCGAGTTCGATGCTGTCGCGCATCGACTCGATGATGTCGCCGTACATCTCGAGGTCGTTCTGGAACATCGTTCGGACGTCGTAGACGTCCTCGCCCTCGAACTCGACGGTCGCTCGCTGTTCTTGGTTCGTCGGGCCGGAGACCGGGACGCCACCGAGGGCCTGTGTGCGCTCGGCGATGACGTCAGCGCCCTCCTCGACGTGTTCGTAGGCCTCCTCGAGGAACTCGTGGAGCGGGAGGAACTCGGCACCCTCGACGACCCAGTGGTGCTTTTTGAGCTGGTGGTACAACACGTAGGAGTTCGCGAGCTCCGTGTTGAGCGCCTCGACGATCTGCTCGGCCTTTTCTTGCTCGAGACGGAGTTCGTTCTCCTCGACGGCGTCTGCACGTTGGCGGACGGTCTTTTGGGTGCTCATCGTATCTATACGATACGCTCGCATCCCACTTAAAGCCTTCCCATGACGAAATAATTTTTTGGGAGGCAAAAACTTTCGTTAGCTCATGCGGCTAACTTTCTTGTATTACCCGTGTTGTGTGCCACCGGACGGACTGGTCGTTGGTCCACCAATGTTATTTTTTCGAGAATGAGTAAACATTTTCTGTGTGGCCGACGTACGTGCTCGTATGGCAACGAGAATCGCACAGCGACGAGAGCAGAGTTACGTCGCCGGAGAGTGGCTCGAGTCCGAAAACACCATTTCGGTTTCGGATCTCGCCGATGGCGGCACCTTCGCGCAGGTCGCCGCTGCCGACCGAGCCGTTGCCGAGGCGGCACTCGAGGCAGCCCACGAAATCAAGCCCGAGCTTCGAGAGACGACGGTCGTCGAACGCGCCCAGTGGTGCGAGGAAATCGCCGCTGGCATTCGTGAGCGCGAGGAGGAACTGACGGAGGTCATCGTCCGCGAAGCTGGGAAGCCGATTTCCTCTGCTCGCGGCGAGGTCGAGCAGGCCGCAACTCGGTTCGATCGAGCCGCGGAAGAGGCCCGCAATATCGTCAGCAAGGGCGAGTATCGCGAGGGCTCGACCGAGGGCCACGAGGGCTGGCAGGCCATCGTGAAACACGAACCGATCGGCTCGGTGTTGTGCATCACGCCCTACAACTACCCGCTGGCGACGACGGCGCTCCAGGTCGCACCCGCGCTCGCGGCCGGCAACAGCGTCGTCCTCAAACCGGCGAGCAAGACGCCTATCTCCGCGGCGATCCTCGCGGCCGTGATCGCCGACGTCGACGGCATTCCAGACGGTGCGTTCAACTTCGTCCCCGGCGAGGCCAGCGAAATCGGTGACGTACTCGCGGGCGACGACCGCATCAACGCAATTGCCATGACCGGCTCCTCGAGCGCCGGGAACCACATCGCCCGCGAGAGCGGGATGGTCAACCTCCACATGGAACTCGGGGGTAACGCGCCGGCTATCGTCTTCGAGGACGCGGACCTCGCGGACGTCGCAGGAAGCTGCGCTAAAGGATCGTTCAAGTACGCCGGCCAGCGCTGCTCGGCTATCTCGCGCGTGATCGCCCACGAGTCGATCCACGACGACCTCGCTGATCTCATCGAGGGCCAGATGGACGCCTGGCAGGCGGGTGACCTCTTCGACGAGGACACGGCTTTCGGCCCCCTCATCAGCGAGGAACAAGCCGACTGGGTCGAAACACTGGTCGACGACGCCGTCGAGAAGGGGGCGGATCTGATTCGCGGCGGCAGCCGTCGCGCTCCCGAGGGCGTGCCGGAGGAACTCGGCGAGCAGTTCTTCGAGCCGACGCTGCTCGCGAACGTTCCCCACGACGCCAGAATCGTCGACGAAGAGCAGTTCGGTCCCGTCGCAGCGATCACCACGTTCGAAGACGAGGACGAGGCGCTCGAGATCGCGAACGGCTCCGACCTCGCACTGGACGCGTCCGTCTTCACGAGCGACCACTCGAGAGCGATGTCCGTTGCAGATCGAGTGGATGCGGGTGCCGTTCGCATCAACGGCCCACCGAGCCACGGACTCGGCGACATTCCCTTCGGCGGGAACAAGGACTCGGGCATCGGCCGGGAGGGCCTCGACGCCTCGATCCACGAGATGATGCGAAAGAAGAGTATCGTCCTCTAACGGCGATTCCGGCGACTCGAGGGGGCCGTTCCCCCGCTCGTTTTTCTCACCGCTTCCCTCGTGGTGGATGCAAGCCGACCTGCTATCGGTATTCAGGCCGATTGGTAGCTCATGTCGAGCGATCTTCGTGACGGTCTCAATTTCGCCAAAACGGTCGTCGAGGGTATTCAAGAGAAGAACGTTCCGTTCATGGCTGCAGGTATCGCTTACCAGGCGTTCATCTCACTCATTCCGTTGCTCGTGCTCGTTTTCTTCTTCGTCACGCTCGCCGGAGACGAACAGTTCGCGGCGCAGGTCACCGAGACGACGGAGGGAGCACTCCCCGAAAGCGGCCAGTTGCTCATCGAAGAGTCGCTCGAGGACTCGCCAGCCACCGCGGGATCGACCGTCATCGGCGTGGTCGTCCTCCTATGGGGGTCGCTGAAGATATTCAGGGGGCTCGATACGGCGTTTTCGGAGATTTACGACTCGACCGCGGAGAGTTCGTTCCTCGACCAGATCCGTGATGCGCTGTTGGTCTTCGGTGCGATCGGTGGCGCGCTCATCGCCGCAACCGCCGCCGGAATCGTGTTCGCGTTCCTGCCCGATATTCCCGGACTTGGACTCTTGCAGTCGCTGTTGCTCGTCGTCGTCCTTACGGGCGCGTTCTACCCGATGTACTACTACTTCCCGGACGTCGACGTGACCAAGCGTGAAGTGATCCCCGGCGTGCTGGTCGCAGCCGTCGGCTGGATGGCCCTCCAATCGCTCTTTCGCGTGTACGTCGCCTTCGCCGCCGAGTCGGAGGGAGCGGGAGCAGTCGGTGCAATTTTACTGTTGCTGACGTGGCTGTACTTCGGCGGCCTGATCTTGCTCTCCGGAGCCGTCGTCAACGCGATCGGAACGGGCTACCTCGAGCCGGGGAGCGACGAAACCGAACAGGGTGCGGACGACTCGAGGGAGCCACTCGAGGGCTCGATCGCAGCGACGGGAAGAGCGCCACTCGGAGCCGAGACGGCGAGTGAGTACGAGTACGACCACCTTCGCGATCGTGCGAACGCGCTCGAGCGCGAGCGAAACCAACTCCGACTCGATCGGGACGCCCAGCGAAAACGACGATACCGTCTCGAGGATCGCGTGCGAGCGCTCGAATCCACGAACCGGGAGCTCGAAGCGACCAACGACCGTCTGCAACGAGCGCTCGAGGAACGCGAGCGGGACGAAACGCGCTCCGGTTGGCAACGCGCGCTTCGGACGGTGACTCGACACGTGCGGACGATCAACGTCGGGTCGGTCGATCGTGGCCGCGAGTGAGGCTCAGAGGATGGATTTGTGCAGTCGGTCGGAGTCGAGACACATTAGTACATCCCGGTCGCATTCGGATCCGTGTCGTATCCGGTTCGAAGCGCTCGCCAGCGAATTCAGGCGGAACACGCCGCGGTCGTGGAGGGAGTCGACCGCGTCGCAACACGGATCGCGGAGCCGTGGGATACCGCGCGAACGACGGATCGCAACGCGGTCGTCGACGGTCTCCACGAGGGTCTCGAGATGGCCGGCGTGCTCGAGTACCTCCCTCGAGTCCTCGTCGATGTCGTGGAGGCAATCGGATGTGAGCTTCGGGCACAGCCGGTCGCCGCCCCACCGTACGTGGTCGTCACGAGTTGTGGCCCGATACTCCGCGCGACGATCGACCCGGGCCGATTGGTCATTCGATTCGATGCGTTCGAAGTCGTCCGCAATTGTGATCCGCGCCAGCCACCGGCGTACCGCCGGCAAGACGGCGTTCGCGTTCACGTGTCACTCGAGTAGGCCCGCGAACTCGTTTTCGTAGGGAGATTCGATCCCCCGAATCAGACGCTGCTATTCACCACTCCGCAATTGTTCCTCGTTATTAATACCGTTACACTCATTACTAATCAGTCGTAACTCTGCGTCGAGAACTAACATGACCACGAATCAACGTTCGACGTCTCGTCGCACACTGCTCGCATCGTCCGGTTCGCTCGCACTCCTCGGCCTCGCCGGCTGCCTGGGCGACGATGACGGCGATGATGGTGACGACGGCGATGACGATGGAGACAACGGAAGCGACGATAACGGCTCCGACCTCGAGGTCGAAGAGTTCCAGTTGCTCGACCGCGATCACGACGAGGACGTCATCGCGTACGTCCACGGCGACCACTGGGACCACGGACCGCTCGTGGTTCCGGAGGGAGACAACGTCTCTCTCGGTGCGCGCATCGAAGACGAAGACGGGGAAGAAATCGACCTCGAGGAAGCGGGTCTCGACCTCGAGGGCGAACTCGTCGGCGATGGGGACGACACCGTTTCGCTCGAATCACACGGCGACCACATCCACGTCGAAGGGGAGGAAGAAGGGTTCGCGGACGTCGTCTTCCAACTCGTCGAGGACGACGAGGTCGTGTACGAAACTCCCGGCGACGACGAACACCCGCTCGAGGTCGAAGTCGGTGACGGGGACCAAGAGTACGTCGACGAGGACGACGACCACGACCATGACGACGACAACGATCACGATGATGACGGCCACGACCATGACGACGACAACGATCACGATGATGACGGCCACGGCCATGACGACGGCCACGATGACGACCACTAACTGAGAGCGGTCGACAGAGCGCGTTTCGGGCAGGTGCCTTCTGCCGCACCGACTTCCGTCGAAACCCGAGACGTCTCTGTGTTACTAATGCACAGGTTCACAGTAGCAGCTGTTATTAATAGTACAGGGAGGAATAATAACGTTTTTATTCACCCGCTGGCACCATTCGGTATGGAACGCACACGTCGATCGGTGCTCCAGGCAGGGGCTGGCGCACTCGCACTCGGCACGCTCGCCGGCTGTCTCAGCGATCCCGTAAGCGGCGAGGCCGACGGTGGGTACGCCTCGTTTTTCGCCCTCTGGGACATGGCATCCGAAATCGGCGGCGACGAACTCGAGTTCGAAAACGCCGTTCCCACGGGGGATATGGGTCACGGGTACGAGCCCTCGAGCGATCTGCAACGCGATATCGCCGATTCGGACGTCTTCGTCTACTTCGAGACCGACGAGTTCGGCTGGGTCGAAGAGTACGTCGTCGACTTCGAACGGGACTACGACCACCTGACCCTGATCGACGCCATGGACGGACTCGAAGATCAGTTCCTCGAGATGGACAGCGACACGGCAGCCGATCAGGAACCCGACAACTTCGACGACGACCCCGAATCGGTTTCGGTGGTCGGATTCGAGCTATTCGAGCGCCGGAGCGGGGAGGAACTCGCGTGGTGGCACAACGACCACTGGCACGGCGGCCTCCCCGACGTCGCCGTCGGCGAGACGCTCGAGGTCGAAGCCGTCGTCGAGGACAGCGAGGGTCGAATCCTCCCCATCGGTTCGAACGAACTCTTCCAACTCGAGGCGACGACCGCCGACGACAGCGAGGGCGAGACCGTCGAAATCGACTCCCAAGGAGATCACGTTATCTTCAGCGGTCTCGAGGAAGACATGTCGCGGGTCGTCTTCGAACTCGTCGCGGACGACGAGGTCGTCTTCGACACGAGCAACGACAACGCGCGACTCGAGGTCGTCGACGAGGTCGAAGATAGCGACGTTCCGGAGATGTACGACCCTCACGTCTGGGTCGATCCGGTTCTGGTCCGTGACATCGTCGGGACGATCAGAGACGGCCTCATCGAGGCCGACCCCGACAACGAAGACGTTTACGAGGAAAACGCCGCAGCGTACATCGACCGGATCGACGACGTTCACGAACAGCTTCAGGGTCTCTTCGAAGATGCTGACCGGGACATCGCCGTCCTCGCCGGCCACGACGCCTTCCAGTACCTCGAGGCTCGCTACGATATCGAGTTGCACACGCCGGTCGGCATCTCACCCGACGACAACGTCTCTCCCAACGATATCAGCGATACGATCGAGATCATCGAAGAGAACGACATCGACACGATCCTCTACGATCCGTTCGACGACATGAGCAACGTCATCGACGAGGCGCTCGCCGAGACCGACGCCGAGGATACCGCGCGGCTCTCGCCACTCGAAGGCACGACCGAGGAGTGGGAAGACGACGGATACGGCTGGGTCGAGCAGATGGAGGAAGTCAACATTCCGGCGCTTCAGGCCGCATTCGGTGCCGACTGATTTGGGCATGATCGGCACAATATTCGTACCGATCTGTCGAGCCAAAGTAGAAGAGATAAACCACTCCGTGCCCGAACACCAAGTGAATTCACCGTGAGTGCAGTCGTCGATATCCAGAACGTGTCGTTCGCGTACGGCGAGAGCGTCGCCGTTCGGGACGTCTCGTTGACGATCGACGAAGGCGACTTTTTGGGACTCATCGGCCCGAACGGCTCCGGGAAGACGACGCTACTTCACCTGATGTTGGGTCTGCACAGCCCAGATAGCGGTTCGATCGAACTCTTCGGCGACCCGGTCGACGAGTTCGAAGCCGGCGAGCGAATCGGCTACGTCTCCCAACAGGCGACCAGTCGCGGCGGAACGATGCCCGTCACCGTCCGCGAAGCCGTGACGATGGGTCGATTCGCCCACGCCGGCTTCGGTCGACTTTCCGACGCCGACGAAAAAATCGTCGACGACGCACTCGAGACGGTCGACATCTCCGACCTCGAGACTCGACGCGTCAACCAGCTCTCGGGCGGCCAACGCCAGCGAGCCTACATCGCCCGGGCGCTCGCCTCCGAGGCGGATCTGCTCGCACTGGACGAACCGACCGTCGGCGTCGACGCCGAGTCTCGAGACGAGTTCTACCAACTGCTCGATTCGCTCAACGACTCGGGAATTACGATCGTCCTGATCGAACACGATATCGGCGTCGTCACGGACCGTGCGGATCATATCGCCTGTATCAATCAGGAACTGTACCACCACGGAGACACGGAATCGTTCGTCGAAAGTGACGCCTTAGCAGCGGCCTACGGCTCGACCGGGCAGGTCGTTCATCACCACCATTGATGGGACCGAGTATTCGCCGTTCCGTCGAGTTCGCGGGTCTCGCCTTGACGGCCGTGTTGGCCGTCGTGATGATCGGATTCGTCACCGTCGAGTCCCTCCGTTCGCTCGCTGTCGGGGAGTTCCTCTACGGGCAGTTTATCACCACCGGCCGGTGGATGGACTACTACCTCGGGACGAACGTCTTCAGCCACGGCTTCATGTGGCGCTCGATGGCGACGACG includes:
- a CDS encoding acyl-CoA thioesterase: MTDLMETLVENREMVQPNHANMLETAHGGNVMKWMDEVGAMSAMRFSGENCVTARVNRMNFERPIAVGDTAFITAYVYDAGTSSVKVRLVTEREDLRTREREQTTESYFVYVAIDEDNEPTSVPELTVSSEEGEQRRTLALEGENGDS
- a CDS encoding TraB/GumN family protein, producing the protein MSDVGDADVPDPPEPSADEEGSVHVLGTAHVSQASVDEVHETVDREEPDVVAVELDESRYRQMQGGTPDDIEAKDLLSGNTVFQFLAYWMLSYVQSRLGERFDIEPGSDMRAAIEAAERNESGVALVDRDIQITIQRFWRRLSIVEKLKMIGGLALGVTNPRTIGLAFGAAIGLFVGFVFAAFLSPLFGLGDMLLLGITDAGTLQYAGALIGGGVGGALLGMLFLPSLGSSDSSGAIDGFTIRLLAGVILGIGGCLALVATETFVGPFSAGAFESTGTYAIRGTVGVVAGVGIGVAVGALLGIILDALSGDVEDIEEVDIEEMTDGDVVRAMMEEFRQFSPRGANALIDERDAYIANHLQKLKAQGYDVVAVVGAGHKAGIERHLENPSEIPTLESISGTASGRRFSPLKILGYLIMLGFIGFFFLLIMAGVQDTFLLQLFGAWFLFNGFFAFTLARLAGARWSSAGVGGSVAWLTSINPLLAPGWFAGYVELKHRPVNVGDIQRLNNIIGDTERPLEDALSEMFDVPLFRLIMIVALTNIGSMIATLLFPVAVLPWLAPEIGGVDALMGELLNGAENTLELLRNLLT
- a CDS encoding zinc metalloprotease; this encodes MDTNTPTRTRREPELTFSSKELFDLALAWVTLSVAFALFIEPVHSGEADIQHFVLMVGLSFITVGVAFLLHELAHKIVAIEHGQIAEFRADYQMLFLAIMIALLGFLFAAPGAVYHRGQITKRENAMVALAGPVTNHLLALMFLPLLIFPDPLRTIGAMGVTINLFLAAFNMIPFGPLDGKSVWNWNKGVCLLVFIPSLTLALLALVEIGLFG
- the purM gene encoding phosphoribosylformylglycinamidine cyclo-ligase — translated: MTDPADDESEEDRLTYAETGVDIDASEDATAALLEAFGSDLMTEYAGLLDIGDRYLALATDGVGTKLLVAEAIADFSTIGIDCIAMNVNDLVAAGVEPVAFVDYLAIDEPDDVLTNEIGEGLAVGLEESGMTLLGGETAVMPEVVSGFDLAGTCVGLAAKDDVLEGEAEVGDVLVGFASDGIHSNGLTLAREAVTREHEYTDPFPHAGDGRSIGEELLRPTRIYTDLLEAMHAHDVRAAAHITGGGWTNLLRMGERKYVVDDPFPAQPIFEFVQQEGNVSDEEMHRTFNMGTGFVVAVPEDRAEDIVAETDGRIIGRVESGSEVEIRGLSLE
- a CDS encoding macro domain-containing protein codes for the protein MEYEIVQGDIAAQSADALVNAAGTSLEMGSGVAGALRAEAGDELDREATAKGPVDLGGVAVTDAYDLEADYVIHAAAMPHYGDGRATEASIRDATQNTLETADDLECESLVLPALGCGVAGFDLEEGAKIIGETIGSYAPETLEDVRLIAYSHEEYETIRGATGETGSTA
- the dpsA gene encoding DNA starvation/stationary phase protection protein DpsA, whose amino-acid sequence is MSTQKTVRQRADAVEENELRLEQEKAEQIVEALNTELANSYVLYHQLKKHHWVVEGAEFLPLHEFLEEAYEHVEEGADVIAERTQALGGVPVSGPTNQEQRATVEFEGEDVYDVRTMFQNDLEMYGDIIESMRDSIELAENLGDYATAEILREILVTLEDDGHHFEHYLEDDTLVLEEATK
- a CDS encoding aldehyde dehydrogenase family protein, producing the protein MATRIAQRREQSYVAGEWLESENTISVSDLADGGTFAQVAAADRAVAEAALEAAHEIKPELRETTVVERAQWCEEIAAGIREREEELTEVIVREAGKPISSARGEVEQAATRFDRAAEEARNIVSKGEYREGSTEGHEGWQAIVKHEPIGSVLCITPYNYPLATTALQVAPALAAGNSVVLKPASKTPISAAILAAVIADVDGIPDGAFNFVPGEASEIGDVLAGDDRINAIAMTGSSSAGNHIARESGMVNLHMELGGNAPAIVFEDADLADVAGSCAKGSFKYAGQRCSAISRVIAHESIHDDLADLIEGQMDAWQAGDLFDEDTAFGPLISEEQADWVETLVDDAVEKGADLIRGGSRRAPEGVPEELGEQFFEPTLLANVPHDARIVDEEQFGPVAAITTFEDEDEALEIANGSDLALDASVFTSDHSRAMSVADRVDAGAVRINGPPSHGLGDIPFGGNKDSGIGREGLDASIHEMMRKKSIVL